A stretch of Halichondria panicea chromosome 1, odHalPani1.1, whole genome shotgun sequence DNA encodes these proteins:
- the LOC135335861 gene encoding uncharacterized protein LOC135335861 — protein MQMFCTTDDEKLEQVDPADASNIPTDAQGGLLWDVKQVPELKVHFLNPEILTKNNWTCGHSHDQLTANNVLDWATIWNNRAESYPLIADELATKENAHIRVEFTSDKKVISWSKVGTAATWQTDKKKPTMVLNLYGMAKAEQRSMVTHEFGHVLGLDHEHQRSDFWDVLESKDEEEGYRFIIGKRQMKSGDGGRCQRACDAVFRAKLKEPSERKESCYDSDSIMHYWFDKNWLLPEYQESANVAKVRNERERKVLLGVHKRDYHNGNLAEKPSKLDYETLNRAYEIPSGLPPPDAATAPPTTSQKEEIPMFCTTDDEKLEQVDPADASNIPTDAQGGVARRHLLWDVEQVPELKIHFLNDEILEDEHWKCGHAGPLTVDTILAWAAVWNSHADNYPQIAEGLATEEKAHIRVEFRSTWKGISWSKVGTAATWQTDKKKPTMVLNLYGMAKADQRSMVIHEFGHALGLDHEHQRSDFWDVLESKDEEEDYRFIIGKRRMRSGDDGRCQRACDAVFRAKLKEPSGRKESCYDSDSIMHYWPSRGL, from the exons ATGCAGATGTTTTGCACCACTGACGATGAAAAACTGGAGCAGGTTGACCCAGCTGATGCCTCCAACATCCCAACAGATGCTCAGGGTGGCTTGTTGTGGGATGTGAAGCAAGTTCCAGAGCTGAAAGTTCATTTTTTGAACCCTGAAATTCTCACGAAAAATAATTGGACATGTGGGCATAGCCATGATCAACTGACAGCCAACAATGTGCTTGACTGGGCCACTATCTGGAATAACCGTGCTGAAAGCTACCCACTGATTGCTGATGAGCTAGCAACAAAAGAAAACGCTCATATCCGTGTGGAATTTACCAGTGACA AGAAAGTGATATCATGGTCAAAGGTTGGAACCGCAGCCACCTGGCAAACTGACAAGAAGAAACCAACGATGGTGCTGAACTTGTATGGCATGGCAAAAGCTGAACAGAGAAGCATGGTGACTCATGAGTTTGGCCATGTTCTGGGACTGGATCACGAGCATCAGCGATCCGATTTCTGGGATGTGCTGGAATCAAAAGATGAGGAGGAAGGATATCGATTTATTATTGGGAAAAGGCAAATGAAGAGTGGAGATGGTGGGCGTTGCCAGCGAGCTTGTGATGCAGTGTTCAGAGCTAAGCTGAAGGAGCCATCCGAAAGAAAAGAATCCTGTTACGATTCTGACAGTATTATGCACTATTG gttTGACAAAAACTGGTTGTTGCCGGAGTATCAGGAAAGTGCAAATGTGGCTAAGGTTAGGAACGAGCGGGAGAGGAAGGTGCTATTGGGAGTTCATAAACGTGACTACCACAATGGGAATCTGGCAGAAAAACCATCCAAGCTGGACTATGAGACATTAAATAGGGCATATGAAATACCAAg TGGGCTACCTCCACCAGATGCTGCTACTGCTCCTCCAACCACTTcccag AAAGAGGAAATACCGATGTTTTGTACCACTGACGATGAGAAATTGGAGCAGGTTGACCCCGCTGATGCCTCCAACATCCCAACAGATGCTCAAGGTGGGGTAGCACGACGCCACTTGCTATGGGATGTGGAGCAAGTTCCAGAGCTGAAGATACATTTCTTGAATGACGAAATTCTTGAGGACGAGCACTGGAAATGTGGGCATGCGGGTCCCTTAACAGTCGACACTATCCTGGCTTGGGCTGCTGTCTGGAATAGCCATGCTGACAACTACCCACAGATTGCTGAGGGACTAGCAACAGAGGAAAAAGCCCATATCCGTGTGGAATTtcgaagtacat GGAAAGGGATCTCGTGGTCAAAGGTTGGAACCGCAGCCACCTGGCAAACTGACAAGAAGAAACCAACGATGGTGCTCAACTTGTATGGCATGGCAAAAGCTGACCAGAGAAGCATGGTGATTCATGAGTTTGGCCATGCTCTAGGACTGGATCATGAGCATCAGCGATCTGATTTTTGGGATGTGCTGGAATCAAAAGATGAGGAAGAAGACTATCGATTTATTATTGGGAAAAGGCGAATGAGGAGTGGAGATGATGGGCGTTGCCAGCGAGCTTGTGATGCAGTGTTCAGAGCTAAGCTGAAGGAGCCATCCGGAAGAAAAGAATCCTGTTACGATTCTGACAGTATTATGCACTATTG gcctagcCGCGGCTTATAG